One segment of Coffea arabica cultivar ET-39 chromosome 7c, Coffea Arabica ET-39 HiFi, whole genome shotgun sequence DNA contains the following:
- the LOC113700050 gene encoding probable LRR receptor-like serine/threonine-protein kinase At5g63710 isoform X2 codes for MATSESPKRGKGSANAPSLEVRTGHMSRAFFLWYSHLELLAGFIFLLLFSSGTYSTNKPDVEGEALMEFLTALNDSNNRVDWDFHFVSPCFSWFNVTCLNGNVVALSLASKGFSGTVSPSITKLKSLVTLDLHDNNLSGDLPGCLSAMENLQNLNLGQNKFIGPIPTTWGQFSNLKHLILKENRLSGPIPESLVNVASLMQLDLSSNDLTGRIPTKLFSLPTFNFTGTHLSCGTAFQQPCVSSSSVPVSGKKKRVQVVITGVTCGLFVLLLLGGAFLHQFHKVRKFKHDVFVDVEGEDECKISFGQLRRFSWREIQLATDNFSESSVIGQGGFGKVYKGMLSDNTKVAVKRLTDYHSPGGEAAFLREVQLISVAVHKNLLRLIGFCTTSSERILVYPFMQNLSVAYRLRDLKPGEKGLDWPTRKRIASGTAHGLEYLHEHCNPKIIHRDLKAANILLDDDFYCYVPVIFLFVIHDMTIIYG; via the exons ATGGCTACTTCAG AATCTCCTAAACGAGGTAAAGGATCAGCCAATGCGCCCTCCTTGGAAGTTAGAACGGGTCACATGAGTAGGGCCTTTTTCCTTTGGTATTCACATTTGGAGCTACTGGCCGGTTTCATATTCCTCCTACTTTTCTCCAGTGGCACTTACTCAACAAATAAGCCTGATGTTGAAG GTGAAGCTTTAATGGAATTCCTAACAGCTTTGAATGATTCCAATAACAGAGTTGATTGGGATTTCCATTTTGTGAGCCCTTGTTTCAGTTGGTTTAATGTTACATGTTTAAATGGGAATGTCGTGGCTCT GAGCCTAGCTTCTAAAGGATTTTCAGGAACTGTCTCGCCATCCATAACCAAACTAAAATCCTTGGTTACATT GGATCTGCATGATAATAACTTGTCTGGTGATTTGCCCGGTTGTCTTAGCGCCATGGAGAATCTGCAAAATCTGAATCTTGGACAAAATAAATTTATTGGTCCTATACCAACCACTTGGGGCCAATTTTCAAACCTTAAACATCT GATACTGAAGGAAAACCGCTTAAGTGGACCCATTCCAGAGTCACTTGTTAATGTCGCTAGCTTGATGCAATT GGATCTCTCATCCAATGACCTAACTGGAAGAATTCCAACTAAGTTGTTTTCATTGCCCACATTCAA TTTCACAGGCACACATCTTAGTTGTGGCACAGCTTTCCAGCAACCTTGTGTTTCAAGTTCTTCTGTTCCAG TTTCTGGCAAGAAAAAGAGGGTCCAAGTTGTAATAACTGGTGTTACCTGTGGTTTATTCGTTCTTCTATTGCTGGGGGGTGCTTTTCTACACCAGTTTCATAAAGTACGGAAGTTCAAACATGATGTATTTGTCGATGTTGAAG GTGAAGATGAATGCAAGATTTCGTTTGGACAACTGAGAAGGTTTTCTTGGCGCGAAATCCAGCTTGCAACAGACAATTTCAGTGAGAGCAGTGTTATTGGACAAGGAGGTTTTGGAAAAGTTTATAAAGGCATGCTTTCAGATAACACAAAGGTTGCTGTGAAACGCCTAACAGACTATCACAGTCCTGGTGGAGAGGCCGCATTTCTTAGGGAAGTTCAATTGATAAGTGTGGCAGTTCACAAAAATCTACTCCGGTTAATTGGATTTTGTACCACCTCTTCTGAGAGAATCCTGGTTTATCCTTTCATGCAGAACCTCAGTGTGGCATATCGCTTAAGAG ACCTCAAACCTGGAGAGAAGGGATTAGACTGGCCTACTAGAAAAAGAATAGCTTCTGGTACAGCACATGGCCTGGAGTACCTGCATGAGCATTGCAATCCGAAAATCATTCACCGGGATTTAAAGGCTGCGAATATCCTCCTGGATGATGACTTTTACTGTTATGTTCCTGTTATATTCTTGTTTGTAATTCATGATATGACAATTATATACGGGTAG
- the LOC113700050 gene encoding probable LRR receptor-like serine/threonine-protein kinase At5g63710 isoform X3, which yields MSRAFFLWYSHLELLAGFIFLLLFSSGTYSTNKPDVEGEALMEFLTALNDSNNRVDWDFHFVSPCFSWFNVTCLNGNVVALSLASKGFSGTVSPSITKLKSLVTLDLHDNNLSGDLPGCLSAMENLQNLNLGQNKFIGPIPTTWGQFSNLKHLILKENRLSGPIPESLVNVASLMQLDLSSNDLTGRIPTKLFSLPTFNFTGTHLSCGTAFQQPCVSSSSVPVSGKKKRVQVVITGVTCGLFVLLLLGGAFLHQFHKVRKFKHDVFVDVEGEDECKISFGQLRRFSWREIQLATDNFSESSVIGQGGFGKVYKGMLSDNTKVAVKRLTDYHSPGGEAAFLREVQLISVAVHKNLLRLIGFCTTSSERILVYPFMQNLSVAYRLRDLKPGEKGLDWPTRKRIASGTAHGLEYLHEHCNPKIIHRDLKAANILLDDDFYCYVPVIFLFVIHDMTIIYG from the exons ATGAGTAGGGCCTTTTTCCTTTGGTATTCACATTTGGAGCTACTGGCCGGTTTCATATTCCTCCTACTTTTCTCCAGTGGCACTTACTCAACAAATAAGCCTGATGTTGAAG GTGAAGCTTTAATGGAATTCCTAACAGCTTTGAATGATTCCAATAACAGAGTTGATTGGGATTTCCATTTTGTGAGCCCTTGTTTCAGTTGGTTTAATGTTACATGTTTAAATGGGAATGTCGTGGCTCT GAGCCTAGCTTCTAAAGGATTTTCAGGAACTGTCTCGCCATCCATAACCAAACTAAAATCCTTGGTTACATT GGATCTGCATGATAATAACTTGTCTGGTGATTTGCCCGGTTGTCTTAGCGCCATGGAGAATCTGCAAAATCTGAATCTTGGACAAAATAAATTTATTGGTCCTATACCAACCACTTGGGGCCAATTTTCAAACCTTAAACATCT GATACTGAAGGAAAACCGCTTAAGTGGACCCATTCCAGAGTCACTTGTTAATGTCGCTAGCTTGATGCAATT GGATCTCTCATCCAATGACCTAACTGGAAGAATTCCAACTAAGTTGTTTTCATTGCCCACATTCAA TTTCACAGGCACACATCTTAGTTGTGGCACAGCTTTCCAGCAACCTTGTGTTTCAAGTTCTTCTGTTCCAG TTTCTGGCAAGAAAAAGAGGGTCCAAGTTGTAATAACTGGTGTTACCTGTGGTTTATTCGTTCTTCTATTGCTGGGGGGTGCTTTTCTACACCAGTTTCATAAAGTACGGAAGTTCAAACATGATGTATTTGTCGATGTTGAAG GTGAAGATGAATGCAAGATTTCGTTTGGACAACTGAGAAGGTTTTCTTGGCGCGAAATCCAGCTTGCAACAGACAATTTCAGTGAGAGCAGTGTTATTGGACAAGGAGGTTTTGGAAAAGTTTATAAAGGCATGCTTTCAGATAACACAAAGGTTGCTGTGAAACGCCTAACAGACTATCACAGTCCTGGTGGAGAGGCCGCATTTCTTAGGGAAGTTCAATTGATAAGTGTGGCAGTTCACAAAAATCTACTCCGGTTAATTGGATTTTGTACCACCTCTTCTGAGAGAATCCTGGTTTATCCTTTCATGCAGAACCTCAGTGTGGCATATCGCTTAAGAG ACCTCAAACCTGGAGAGAAGGGATTAGACTGGCCTACTAGAAAAAGAATAGCTTCTGGTACAGCACATGGCCTGGAGTACCTGCATGAGCATTGCAATCCGAAAATCATTCACCGGGATTTAAAGGCTGCGAATATCCTCCTGGATGATGACTTTTACTGTTATGTTCCTGTTATATTCTTGTTTGTAATTCATGATATGACAATTATATACGGGTAG
- the LOC113700050 gene encoding probable LRR receptor-like serine/threonine-protein kinase At5g63710 isoform X1 — protein sequence MKVYNVFDKPCSSAICLESPKRGKGSANAPSLEVRTGHMSRAFFLWYSHLELLAGFIFLLLFSSGTYSTNKPDVEGEALMEFLTALNDSNNRVDWDFHFVSPCFSWFNVTCLNGNVVALSLASKGFSGTVSPSITKLKSLVTLDLHDNNLSGDLPGCLSAMENLQNLNLGQNKFIGPIPTTWGQFSNLKHLILKENRLSGPIPESLVNVASLMQLDLSSNDLTGRIPTKLFSLPTFNFTGTHLSCGTAFQQPCVSSSSVPVSGKKKRVQVVITGVTCGLFVLLLLGGAFLHQFHKVRKFKHDVFVDVEGEDECKISFGQLRRFSWREIQLATDNFSESSVIGQGGFGKVYKGMLSDNTKVAVKRLTDYHSPGGEAAFLREVQLISVAVHKNLLRLIGFCTTSSERILVYPFMQNLSVAYRLRDLKPGEKGLDWPTRKRIASGTAHGLEYLHEHCNPKIIHRDLKAANILLDDDFYCYVPVIFLFVIHDMTIIYG from the exons ATGAAGGTTTACAATGTTTTTGATAAGCCTTGTTCCTCAGCAATCTGCCTTG AATCTCCTAAACGAGGTAAAGGATCAGCCAATGCGCCCTCCTTGGAAGTTAGAACGGGTCACATGAGTAGGGCCTTTTTCCTTTGGTATTCACATTTGGAGCTACTGGCCGGTTTCATATTCCTCCTACTTTTCTCCAGTGGCACTTACTCAACAAATAAGCCTGATGTTGAAG GTGAAGCTTTAATGGAATTCCTAACAGCTTTGAATGATTCCAATAACAGAGTTGATTGGGATTTCCATTTTGTGAGCCCTTGTTTCAGTTGGTTTAATGTTACATGTTTAAATGGGAATGTCGTGGCTCT GAGCCTAGCTTCTAAAGGATTTTCAGGAACTGTCTCGCCATCCATAACCAAACTAAAATCCTTGGTTACATT GGATCTGCATGATAATAACTTGTCTGGTGATTTGCCCGGTTGTCTTAGCGCCATGGAGAATCTGCAAAATCTGAATCTTGGACAAAATAAATTTATTGGTCCTATACCAACCACTTGGGGCCAATTTTCAAACCTTAAACATCT GATACTGAAGGAAAACCGCTTAAGTGGACCCATTCCAGAGTCACTTGTTAATGTCGCTAGCTTGATGCAATT GGATCTCTCATCCAATGACCTAACTGGAAGAATTCCAACTAAGTTGTTTTCATTGCCCACATTCAA TTTCACAGGCACACATCTTAGTTGTGGCACAGCTTTCCAGCAACCTTGTGTTTCAAGTTCTTCTGTTCCAG TTTCTGGCAAGAAAAAGAGGGTCCAAGTTGTAATAACTGGTGTTACCTGTGGTTTATTCGTTCTTCTATTGCTGGGGGGTGCTTTTCTACACCAGTTTCATAAAGTACGGAAGTTCAAACATGATGTATTTGTCGATGTTGAAG GTGAAGATGAATGCAAGATTTCGTTTGGACAACTGAGAAGGTTTTCTTGGCGCGAAATCCAGCTTGCAACAGACAATTTCAGTGAGAGCAGTGTTATTGGACAAGGAGGTTTTGGAAAAGTTTATAAAGGCATGCTTTCAGATAACACAAAGGTTGCTGTGAAACGCCTAACAGACTATCACAGTCCTGGTGGAGAGGCCGCATTTCTTAGGGAAGTTCAATTGATAAGTGTGGCAGTTCACAAAAATCTACTCCGGTTAATTGGATTTTGTACCACCTCTTCTGAGAGAATCCTGGTTTATCCTTTCATGCAGAACCTCAGTGTGGCATATCGCTTAAGAG ACCTCAAACCTGGAGAGAAGGGATTAGACTGGCCTACTAGAAAAAGAATAGCTTCTGGTACAGCACATGGCCTGGAGTACCTGCATGAGCATTGCAATCCGAAAATCATTCACCGGGATTTAAAGGCTGCGAATATCCTCCTGGATGATGACTTTTACTGTTATGTTCCTGTTATATTCTTGTTTGTAATTCATGATATGACAATTATATACGGGTAG
- the LOC113700050 gene encoding probable LRR receptor-like serine/threonine-protein kinase At5g63710 isoform X4 yields the protein MKVYNVFDKPCSSAICLESPKRGKGSANAPSLEVRTGHMSRAFFLWYSHLELLAGFIFLLLFSSGTYSTNKPDVEGEALMEFLTALNDSNNRVDWDFHFVSPCFSWFNVTCLNGNVVALSLASKGFSGTVSPSITKLKSLVTLDLHDNNLSGDLPGCLSAMENLQNLNLGQNKFIGPIPTTWGQFSNLKHLILKENRLSGPIPESLVNVASLMQLDLSSNDLTGRIPTKLFSLPTFNFTGTHLSCGTAFQQPCVSSSSVPVSGKKKRVQVVITGVTCGLFVLLLLGGAFLHQFHKVRKFKHDVFVDVEGEDECKISFGQLRRFSWREIQLATDNFSESSVIGQGGFGKVYKGMLSDNTKVAVKRLTDYHSPGGEAAFLREVQLISVAVHKNLLRLIGFCTTSSERILVYPFMQNLSVAYRLRDQEVAERKKARGHRG from the exons ATGAAGGTTTACAATGTTTTTGATAAGCCTTGTTCCTCAGCAATCTGCCTTG AATCTCCTAAACGAGGTAAAGGATCAGCCAATGCGCCCTCCTTGGAAGTTAGAACGGGTCACATGAGTAGGGCCTTTTTCCTTTGGTATTCACATTTGGAGCTACTGGCCGGTTTCATATTCCTCCTACTTTTCTCCAGTGGCACTTACTCAACAAATAAGCCTGATGTTGAAG GTGAAGCTTTAATGGAATTCCTAACAGCTTTGAATGATTCCAATAACAGAGTTGATTGGGATTTCCATTTTGTGAGCCCTTGTTTCAGTTGGTTTAATGTTACATGTTTAAATGGGAATGTCGTGGCTCT GAGCCTAGCTTCTAAAGGATTTTCAGGAACTGTCTCGCCATCCATAACCAAACTAAAATCCTTGGTTACATT GGATCTGCATGATAATAACTTGTCTGGTGATTTGCCCGGTTGTCTTAGCGCCATGGAGAATCTGCAAAATCTGAATCTTGGACAAAATAAATTTATTGGTCCTATACCAACCACTTGGGGCCAATTTTCAAACCTTAAACATCT GATACTGAAGGAAAACCGCTTAAGTGGACCCATTCCAGAGTCACTTGTTAATGTCGCTAGCTTGATGCAATT GGATCTCTCATCCAATGACCTAACTGGAAGAATTCCAACTAAGTTGTTTTCATTGCCCACATTCAA TTTCACAGGCACACATCTTAGTTGTGGCACAGCTTTCCAGCAACCTTGTGTTTCAAGTTCTTCTGTTCCAG TTTCTGGCAAGAAAAAGAGGGTCCAAGTTGTAATAACTGGTGTTACCTGTGGTTTATTCGTTCTTCTATTGCTGGGGGGTGCTTTTCTACACCAGTTTCATAAAGTACGGAAGTTCAAACATGATGTATTTGTCGATGTTGAAG GTGAAGATGAATGCAAGATTTCGTTTGGACAACTGAGAAGGTTTTCTTGGCGCGAAATCCAGCTTGCAACAGACAATTTCAGTGAGAGCAGTGTTATTGGACAAGGAGGTTTTGGAAAAGTTTATAAAGGCATGCTTTCAGATAACACAAAGGTTGCTGTGAAACGCCTAACAGACTATCACAGTCCTGGTGGAGAGGCCGCATTTCTTAGGGAAGTTCAATTGATAAGTGTGGCAGTTCACAAAAATCTACTCCGGTTAATTGGATTTTGTACCACCTCTTCTGAGAGAATCCTGGTTTATCCTTTCATGCAGAACCTCAGTGTGGCATATCGCTTAAGAG